The proteins below are encoded in one region of Streptomyces cyanogenus:
- a CDS encoding glycosyltransferase family 4 protein, which produces MTDLTVERARLTYVPAQPAAENAGIIPMSLRTVHFVMPGGVDDPAAPSGGNAYDRRVCLDLPGFGWQAVRHAVPGSWPRPDGTARERLARTLRDLPDDTVVLLDGLVACGVPEIVVPEAGRLRLAVLVHLPLGDETGLDPAVAADLDSRERAVLRAAGAVIATSDWAVRRLVAHHGLAPDRVHMAAPGADIAPLAPGTDGVSRLLCVAAVTPRKGQHRLIEALATVRDLPWTCECVGGLGHDPAYVAHLRELIARHGLGDRLHLTGPRSGADLDASYAAADLMVLTSYAETYGMAVTEALARGIPVLATDVGGLPEAVGRAPDGGVPGILVPPEDPAALAAELRGWFGEPDVRRRLKAAARARRAALDGWATTARSLAGVLGRLPEPPGRAA; this is translated from the coding sequence GTGACCGACCTGACCGTGGAGCGGGCCCGCCTCACCTACGTGCCCGCGCAGCCCGCCGCCGAGAACGCCGGAATCATCCCCATGTCCCTGCGCACCGTGCACTTCGTGATGCCGGGCGGCGTCGACGACCCGGCCGCGCCCAGCGGTGGCAACGCCTACGACCGCCGCGTCTGCCTGGACCTGCCCGGCTTCGGCTGGCAGGCCGTCCGGCACGCCGTGCCCGGCAGCTGGCCGCGCCCGGACGGCACCGCCCGCGAGCGGCTCGCCCGCACACTGCGGGACCTGCCGGACGACACGGTCGTCCTCCTCGACGGCCTCGTCGCCTGCGGCGTCCCGGAGATCGTCGTCCCCGAGGCCGGGCGGCTGCGGCTCGCCGTCCTCGTCCACCTGCCGCTCGGTGACGAGACCGGCCTGGACCCGGCCGTCGCCGCCGACCTGGACAGCCGCGAACGGGCGGTGCTGCGGGCGGCGGGCGCGGTGATCGCCACCAGCGACTGGGCGGTCCGCCGGCTCGTCGCCCACCACGGCCTCGCCCCCGACCGGGTGCACATGGCCGCGCCCGGCGCCGACATCGCGCCGCTCGCGCCCGGCACCGACGGCGTCTCCCGGCTGCTGTGCGTGGCCGCCGTGACCCCGCGCAAGGGCCAGCACCGGCTGATCGAGGCGCTCGCCACGGTCCGCGACCTGCCGTGGACCTGCGAGTGCGTCGGCGGCCTCGGACACGACCCCGCGTACGTCGCCCATCTGCGGGAGCTGATCGCCCGGCACGGCCTCGGCGACCGCCTGCACCTGACCGGCCCGCGCTCCGGCGCCGACCTCGACGCCTCCTACGCCGCGGCCGACCTGATGGTCCTCACCTCCTACGCCGAGACCTACGGCATGGCGGTCACCGAGGCCCTCGCCCGGGGCATCCCGGTCCTCGCCACCGACGTCGGCGGCCTGCCCGAGGCGGTCGGCCGCGCACCGGACGGCGGGGTGCCCGGCATCCTCGTCCCGCCGGAGGACCCCGCCGCGCTCGCCGCCGAACTGCGCGGCTGGTTCGGCGAACCCGACGTACGCCGCCGCCTCAAGGCAGCGGCCCGCGCGCGGCGCGCCGCGCTCGACGGCTGGGCGACCACCGCCCGCAGCCTGGCGGGAGTCCTCGGACGGCTCCCGGAACCCCCTGGGAGGGCGGCATGA
- a CDS encoding class I SAM-dependent methyltransferase yields MAGAGPVGRPGERATVRLRDEGPQEPPRYAPEWLQLREGADAAARAPELLDPLRIRLANLPNRTGGLVVHDLGCGTGSMGRWLAPRLDGAQHWILHDRDPYLLHFAAVASPRSAADGSRVTVETRRGDVARLTPDALAGASLVTASALLDVLTREEAETLADACTGAGCPALLTLSVAGRVDLTPADPLDAEIAEAFNAHQRRDGLLGPDAVTVTCEAFAERGATVRLHPSPWRLGPEQTALTEQWLRGWVGAAVEERPELRDRAERYLSDRLAACAAGTLHVTLHHSDLLALPRPTGGTP; encoded by the coding sequence ATCGCCGGTGCCGGGCCGGTGGGCCGCCCCGGCGAGCGGGCCACCGTACGGCTGCGGGACGAGGGCCCGCAGGAGCCGCCGCGGTACGCGCCCGAGTGGCTCCAGCTGCGGGAGGGCGCCGACGCGGCGGCCCGCGCGCCGGAACTGCTCGACCCGCTGCGGATCCGGCTGGCCAACCTGCCGAACCGGACGGGCGGACTGGTCGTGCACGACCTGGGCTGCGGCACCGGCTCCATGGGCCGCTGGCTCGCACCCCGGCTGGACGGCGCCCAGCACTGGATCCTGCACGACCGCGACCCCTACCTGCTGCACTTCGCCGCGGTCGCCTCCCCGCGCTCCGCCGCCGACGGCAGCCGCGTCACGGTCGAGACCCGGCGCGGTGACGTCGCCCGGCTCACCCCGGACGCGCTGGCCGGGGCCTCGCTGGTGACCGCGTCCGCGCTGCTCGACGTCCTCACCCGGGAGGAGGCCGAGACCCTGGCGGACGCCTGCACGGGCGCCGGCTGCCCGGCCCTGCTGACCCTCTCCGTCGCCGGGCGCGTCGACCTCACCCCGGCGGACCCCCTCGACGCCGAGATCGCCGAGGCGTTCAACGCCCACCAGCGGCGCGACGGGCTGCTCGGCCCGGACGCGGTCACCGTGACCTGCGAGGCGTTCGCCGAGCGCGGGGCGACGGTCCGGCTGCACCCGAGCCCCTGGCGGCTCGGCCCCGAGCAGACCGCGCTCACCGAGCAGTGGCTGCGCGGCTGGGTGGGCGCCGCCGTCGAAGAGCGCCCGGAACTGCGCGACCGCGCCGAGCGCTACCTGAGCGACCGGCTCGCCGCCTGCGCGGCCGGCACCCTGCACGTCACCCTCCACCACAGCGACCTCCTGGCCCTGCCCCG